The nucleotide sequence ACCGTGCCGCCATGCTGGAGGAAATCACCATAGGTGAGAGTATCGAGTTCGCCAGTCGCGGTGATGGCCGCATCAACTGACTGATCGACCATTGCCTGGGCGTAGGCAGTTGCCTGGGTTGCGAGGCGAGCTGTCTGGCGAAATTGGGCGGTGCGCGTATAGATTTGTGTGGTCAGGGCAGGTTCAGCAGATAGAGGCGATCGCCGACTACTGGAAACCGAAACGGACTGAGTTTGATTGGTCTTGCGATCCTGCACTTCCCCCTGGACTTTCATGACGGCCAGGGCATCGTACTGAAAGTTAATGGACTCCAGATTGGTAAATGAACCCATGTTAAACGTTAACGGTTTGCCGGGGGATGCTTTGCGGTTGGGAGGCCCCCAATAGGCTTCATTACTACCTGTGGATGGCCCTGGTTTGATGTAAAACACAAAGCCATGTCGATTTGCCAGTTCCTGGATATAGTCCAGATCCGTGCTGAGTTGCACCGGAACGCGATCGGTCTTTAATGGACGATCCGTCCACTGGGGGGTGCTTAATTTGGGCGTTAATCCATATTTGGTGTAGCTATTCAAAATTTTTTCAACAATGCTCTTATCATCCAGTTCCAGATGCTCGACCGATTTTTCCTCCAGATCCATCATCACTCCCACATCTTCCCCAGTGATGGTGAAAATGGATTCCCCTGGTTCCAGGCTGGGGGCAAACTCATGGTAAGTAACAATGCCATCCATCAGCACACGGGGCTGGCTGTTCAGGCTCAGGGTCACAATCACCCGATTGAAGGGTTGCAGCAGTTGTTCGGTCGCACCCCGCAGCAATGGATCATCCTGGGCATCGGCGGGTTCGGCTCGTCCAACCCGAAAAACAATCTGGAACCCGGATCGCCCCTGATCTCGATAGGTCACCTCCAGACTGTCCACCAATTCACTCAAGAGGGTGGGGGCTGGACGTGGGGTGGTCGTCCCAATCAGCAATGTCAGATTCATTCCCAGCGTGGGCATAAGCAATTAAAAGGGGGTAGGGGTGGTTGCGGTCAGACCTGGGGGATGGGAATTCGCAGGGTGCGTTCCGGTTCTGCTGTGAGTTCAATCGGGTTCATGGCATTGTTGGCATCACAGACCTGCCAGAACAACAGCGCATTGCCCAGGGTGCGGTCGGCAATCAAATCCAGGCGATCGCCGTTCATCACCGTCACCGTTGTGAGCACGGGTAAGGTTCGCCCCTGGGGTAAAAAACGTCGCCGTTTATAGGCAACGGTTCGACCATCCGGCAGGGTCATTTGCACGGTCTCTAACGGGGCATACCGACTTACAGGATCAACCATCATTTCTCCCAGAGTTTTACAGCCGTTACCTCAATCGCCCCGCCACATTCACTCCAGTAATATCTTGAACGTTCGTAATATAAGCCCGCTGGGCTAACTGCTCCTTGCTCACCTGATGGGCAAAAAACAGTTTAGCCCGTTGTTCCTGCCAGGGCACATCACTGTAATTCAAAATTTGCAAACCCATTGTTACCTCTGCCCGAATCGGATTCAGGCGATCGTCATGATAGGCTTCATTGATCGTGAAACTGGTCAACCGGACAGGCAGCACGCGCTTTTCTCCCCAGACTAACAACGTGACCGGAGCGGCGATCGGGTTAATCTCCAGAACTCCCTGCTGGGTACGTTGATTGGATGCTTTGATGACATCACTTTTGGGATACAACAACAATTCCAGGGCAGAGAGTTGGGGATAAATGCCCTCTTTCAGAACGGTGGCGTCCCCTTCGTGCAATTGGGCGATACCATCAATCACAATTGAAAGGCTAATTTCCTCCCTGGGTGCCCCTTTAAGCAACAAAATTTCGTTAGAAGGGGCACCCTGACTCGCCGCTTTACCCCGACGACTACCACGATTTGGCTCCACGTAAGCCGCATTGGCGGTGATGGTACGGCTGAGACTTTCTGGATTGTATTGGAACGGGATCGTAGTTTCAATTTGTTGATAGTTGGGAGCCAGAAGCGTAATCAGCGCACCTTTCTTTAAGACCGTGGAATTGAGCGGGGTTGGCATAAAGGAAATGGGATAAGCCAGCATTACCTGAAATACCACAAGTTCAGTGGAGGAAAAATATTTATGATGTGATTCGTAATATTTTCCTCTGAGATTGGCAGATTTTGAAATTCAGGCGATGATAAATCAGTGCCTTTCTGTTGATTTGAGCTTTAATTACGCTATGTGCAGCCTGGAAGCCAGGATCCCTGGTGTCTCGTGATCCAGTTAAATGGATCGAATCATCCTTCCCAGACACCGGGAATCTGGAGATTGTCGCACATCCCGTTCATTGCCCTGGAGGTTGAGATGAATCCCATTAAAGCTGCCGCCTGGAACTTCTGGTATACCCTGTCTGATTCAGAGACAAAGACCATTTACCAGCTTGCCCTCAGCAAAACCTGGGAACTGCTAAAACAGGTGGTGCGGCTTGTGGTGTTGCTGACGCTGCTGCTGGGAACGGTAGCAGTCTGGTTGTGGAGTGTGAGTTTCCAGGGTGGGCGATCGCTGCGAGCCTGGCTGGAGACCAAAAACCCGACCCTGCCAGAAATCCTCTCCGCCGGACAGGCGCTGATTTCAGGGGTGCTCAGGACAATTCTGAAATGGATACAAACCCAACTGAAAAATCAGTATGGGTTGGAGATTAAACTTCCACCCATCCCTGAGTTGCAACCACCAGACTCTATCACAACGACAATCAGCGACTCCTCAGCCACGAGCCACCCATCCACCAGCCCCGCTGCAACAGGTAAATCAGGCTGACCTGGGACTGAGGATTTAATAACCTACCCTGCACCACAGAGGTACCAGGCATTGCTGAATCTGGGTATGAATTAGAGCGTGTATGAATTGAAACTTCGTTCCAATTCATACTGCTATTCAGCAGCGCCCGGAGGTACCGAGAACACAGAGCAATTCCTTTGTGCCCTCTGTGTCTCTGTGGTAGAACCTTTAAGTTTTTCAGTTTATTTAATCCAGTTATTTAATCC is from Leptothermofonsia sichuanensis E412 and encodes:
- a CDS encoding LysM domain-containing protein; the protein is MMVDPVSRYAPLETVQMTLPDGRTVAYKRRRFLPQGRTLPVLTTVTVMNGDRLDLIADRTLGNALLFWQVCDANNAMNPIELTAEPERTLRIPIPQV